The following are encoded in a window of Ferribacterium limneticum genomic DNA:
- the yjgA gene encoding ribosome biogenesis factor YjgA, with amino-acid sequence MQEEDFTEDTGRPSKTKKKEAMHELRDLGAELVELSVGQLKAIKLPENIFEAVRECQKITAHGAHRRQVAYLGKLMRGVDDEPIRAGLAMLRGESSAETARLHRLERFRNRFLEDEAYLAEIAAVWPSIDLQHMRQLRRNALKEQENNKPPKNFRAIFQILQELDKQGTPPAEEEAGDE; translated from the coding sequence ATGCAAGAAGAAGATTTCACCGAAGACACCGGCCGCCCCTCGAAGACAAAAAAGAAGGAGGCGATGCATGAATTGCGCGATCTTGGCGCCGAACTGGTTGAGCTTTCGGTCGGCCAACTGAAGGCGATCAAGCTGCCGGAAAACATTTTCGAAGCTGTCCGCGAATGCCAGAAAATCACCGCTCATGGCGCCCATCGCCGGCAGGTGGCGTATCTCGGCAAGCTCATGCGCGGCGTCGACGACGAGCCGATCCGCGCCGGCCTGGCCATGTTGCGCGGCGAATCGTCGGCCGAAACAGCCCGCCTGCATCGGCTTGAGCGCTTCCGCAACCGCTTTCTCGAAGACGAAGCCTATCTGGCTGAAATTGCCGCCGTCTGGCCCTCCATCGACCTCCAGCACATGCGCCAACTGCGCCGCAATGCGTTGAAGGAACAGGAAAACAACAAGCCGCCGAAGAACTTCCGGGCCATTTTCCAGATCCTGCAGGAACTGGACAAACAGGGCACACCGCCAGCCGAAGAGGAAGCCGGCGATGAATGA
- the pmbA gene encoding metalloprotease PmbA produces MSETAAFSYSFATLQQLSEDVLKHAKTKGATACEVDVSEGFGQSVTVRCNEVETIEFNRDKGIGITIYSGQRKGYASTSDFSAQALRETVEAALDIARFTAEDDCAGLADAALMAKDVPDLDLYHPWALTVEDAIETARRCEQAAFEASPLVSNSEGASISTQQAHFVSANSLGFMGGYPTSRHYISCSVISGEQDAMQRDDWYTTHRDAKQLGDAAQVGRIAAERAVARLGGRKVKTGEFPIILEAPLAGGLLGSLVHAASGGALYRKSSFLIDQLGKKIMPDFVNIAERPHIKCGLGSASFDSDGVATRDRDLVSNGILQGYFLSTYTARKLGMQTTANAGGSHNLVIEPGELGLEGLMAKMGRGLLVTELLGHGINYVTGDYSRGAAGFWIEDGKIAYPVEEITIAGNLKSMLAGIVAVGNDVQVRGSKQTGSIMLDRMTIAGE; encoded by the coding sequence ATGTCCGAAACTGCCGCATTTTCCTATTCCTTCGCTACCCTGCAACAGCTCTCCGAGGACGTTCTCAAGCACGCCAAGACCAAGGGTGCGACGGCCTGCGAGGTCGATGTGTCCGAAGGTTTCGGGCAGTCGGTGACGGTGCGCTGCAACGAGGTCGAGACCATCGAGTTCAATCGCGACAAGGGTATCGGCATCACAATTTACTCGGGCCAGCGCAAAGGCTACGCCAGCACCTCCGATTTTTCGGCCCAGGCATTGCGCGAAACGGTCGAGGCGGCGCTCGACATCGCCCGCTTCACGGCTGAGGATGACTGTGCCGGCCTGGCCGATGCGGCGCTGATGGCGAAGGATGTGCCCGATCTGGATCTGTATCACCCGTGGGCGTTGACCGTGGAAGATGCCATCGAGACGGCCCGCCGCTGCGAACAGGCGGCTTTCGAGGCCAGTCCGCTGGTCAGCAATTCCGAGGGGGCATCAATCTCGACGCAGCAGGCACATTTTGTCTCGGCCAACAGCCTTGGCTTCATGGGTGGCTACCCGACTTCGCGCCATTACATTTCGTGCTCGGTCATTTCCGGCGAGCAGGATGCGATGCAGCGCGACGACTGGTATACGACGCATCGCGATGCGAAACAGCTGGGTGACGCAGCACAGGTCGGTCGCATCGCGGCCGAGCGCGCCGTGGCGCGGCTGGGCGGGCGCAAGGTCAAGACCGGTGAGTTCCCGATCATCCTCGAAGCGCCGCTGGCTGGCGGCCTGCTCGGCAGTCTGGTGCATGCCGCTAGCGGCGGGGCGCTGTATCGCAAATCCTCTTTCCTGATCGATCAGCTCGGCAAGAAAATCATGCCGGACTTCGTGAACATCGCCGAACGCCCGCATATCAAGTGTGGACTGGGCAGCGCCTCCTTCGACAGCGACGGCGTGGCAACGCGCGACCGCGACCTGGTCAGCAACGGCATCCTGCAAGGCTATTTCCTGAGTACCTACACGGCGCGCAAGCTGGGCATGCAGACGACGGCCAATGCCGGCGGTAGCCACAATCTGGTCATCGAACCGGGCGAGCTTGGTCTGGAAGGCCTGATGGCCAAGATGGGCCGCGGCCTGCTCGTGACCGAACTGCTCGGCCACGGCATCAACTATGTAACCGGCGACTATTCGCGCGGCGCCGCCGGCTTCTGGATCGAGGACGGCAAGATTGCCTACCCGGTTGAGGAAATTACCATCGCCGGAAATCTCAAGAGCATGCTGGCCGGCATCGTCGCCGTCGGTAATGACGTTCAGGTACGCGGCTCGAAGCAGACCGGCTCGATCATGCTTGATCGGATGACCATCGCCGGCGAATGA
- a CDS encoding TRAP transporter substrate-binding protein codes for MQRRDFLKKASIGAAAGAAATIAAPAIAADLPSIKWRLTSSFPKSLDTIYGGAEQLANRLRELTGGKFDIRVFPGGEIVPGLQALDAVQQGTVECCHTASYYYVGKDRTFAFGTTIPFGMNARQTNAWMYQGGGQQLLDEFYAGYNCVSFPGGNSGTQMGGWWRKEVKTVADLKGIKMRIGGLGGAVLTPLGVVPQQIAAGDIYPALEKGTIDAAEWIGPYDDEKLGFYKVAKNYYGPGWWEPSTCLEFFVNKKEWDKLPKEYQAAFACAAAEANVTMTAEYDHKNPIALAKLLQNGVKLHAFSKEIMEAAYKSAQQLYADESAKNPAFKKIYDSYTKYAKSQRAWFAVAEMPMDQFNQAHR; via the coding sequence ATGCAACGTCGTGATTTTCTGAAAAAGGCTTCCATCGGCGCCGCCGCCGGAGCCGCCGCCACCATCGCCGCACCGGCGATCGCCGCCGATCTGCCGAGCATCAAGTGGCGCCTGACTTCCAGCTTCCCGAAAAGCCTCGACACCATTTACGGCGGTGCCGAGCAACTGGCCAATCGCCTGCGTGAATTGACCGGCGGCAAGTTCGACATCCGCGTTTTTCCCGGTGGCGAAATCGTTCCCGGTTTGCAGGCGCTGGATGCCGTGCAGCAGGGTACCGTCGAGTGCTGCCACACTGCTTCCTACTATTACGTCGGCAAGGATCGCACCTTTGCTTTTGGCACCACGATCCCGTTCGGCATGAACGCCCGCCAGACCAACGCCTGGATGTACCAGGGCGGCGGACAACAGTTGCTTGACGAGTTTTACGCCGGCTACAACTGCGTTTCATTCCCGGGCGGCAACAGTGGCACCCAGATGGGCGGCTGGTGGCGCAAGGAAGTGAAAACCGTGGCCGACCTCAAAGGCATCAAGATGCGGATCGGCGGCCTGGGCGGCGCCGTGCTGACGCCGCTCGGCGTCGTGCCGCAGCAAATTGCCGCCGGCGATATCTACCCGGCGCTGGAGAAGGGCACAATCGATGCCGCCGAGTGGATCGGTCCTTACGACGACGAGAAGCTGGGCTTCTACAAGGTGGCCAAGAATTACTACGGTCCGGGCTGGTGGGAGCCGAGCACCTGTCTCGAATTTTTCGTCAACAAAAAGGAATGGGACAAGCTGCCCAAGGAATACCAGGCTGCATTCGCCTGCGCCGCCGCCGAAGCCAACGTGACAATGACCGCCGAGTACGATCACAAGAATCCGATTGCCCTGGCCAAATTGCTGCAAAACGGCGTCAAGCTGCATGCCTTCTCCAAGGAAATCATGGAAGCCGCCTACAAGTCGGCCCAGCAGCTCTACGCCGACGAGTCGGCCAAGAATCCGGCCTTCAAGAAGATCTACGATTCCTACACCAAGTATGCCAAGAGCCAGCGCGCCTGGTTTGCGGTGGCGGAAATGCCGATGGACCAGTTCAATCAGGCGCATCGCTAA
- a CDS encoding TRAP transporter substrate-binding protein has translation MQRRDFLKKASVGAVAGAATTLAAPAIAQALPNIKWRLTSSFPKSLDTIYGGAEVLANRLRAMTGGKFDIRVFPGGEIVPGLQALDAVQQGTVECCHTCSYYYVGKDKTFGFGTSIPFGMTARQMNAWIYYGGGQKLLDDFYSNYNVISFAGGNTGTQMGGWWRKEVKTVADLKGIKMRIAGLGGTVFSALGVVPQQIAGGDIYPALEKGTIDAAEWVGPYDDEKLGFYKVAKNYYYPGWWEPGPVIHFFVNKAEWAKLPKEYQEAFQAAAYEANVTMMAEYDHKNPAALAKLMQSGVKVKEFSPEILKATYKAATDLYVDEAGKNPAFKKIYVEYDKYRRTQSAWFSLAERRMDGFLQTGK, from the coding sequence ATGCAACGTCGTGATTTTCTGAAGAAAGCTTCTGTCGGTGCTGTTGCCGGCGCTGCAACCACCCTGGCCGCACCAGCCATCGCTCAAGCACTGCCCAATATCAAATGGCGCCTGACCTCGAGCTTCCCGAAGAGCCTGGATACCATTTACGGTGGCGCCGAAGTGCTGGCCAATCGCCTGCGCGCGATGACTGGCGGCAAGTTTGACATCCGCGTTTTCCCCGGCGGCGAAATCGTCCCTGGCCTGCAGGCGCTCGATGCCGTGCAGCAAGGCACTGTCGAATGCTGCCATACCTGTTCGTATTACTACGTTGGCAAGGACAAGACCTTCGGCTTCGGCACCTCTATTCCGTTCGGCATGACGGCGCGCCAGATGAACGCCTGGATCTACTACGGCGGCGGCCAGAAGCTGCTCGACGACTTCTACAGCAACTACAACGTCATCTCTTTCGCTGGCGGCAATACCGGCACCCAGATGGGCGGCTGGTGGCGCAAGGAAGTGAAGACCGTGGCCGACCTCAAGGGTATCAAGATGCGCATCGCCGGTCTCGGCGGCACCGTCTTCTCGGCCCTCGGCGTGGTGCCGCAGCAGATCGCCGGTGGTGACATCTACCCGGCGCTGGAAAAGGGCACGATCGACGCGGCCGAGTGGGTTGGTCCGTACGACGACGAAAAGCTCGGCTTCTACAAGGTTGCCAAGAACTACTACTACCCGGGTTGGTGGGAACCGGGCCCGGTCATCCACTTCTTTGTTAATAAGGCCGAATGGGCCAAGCTGCCGAAGGAATATCAGGAAGCCTTCCAGGCTGCCGCCTACGAGGCCAATGTGACGATGATGGCCGAATACGACCACAAGAACCCGGCGGCGCTGGCCAAGCTCATGCAGAGCGGTGTCAAGGTCAAGGAATTCTCGCCCGAAATTCTCAAGGCCACCTACAAGGCAGCAACCGACCTGTATGTCGACGAAGCCGGCAAGAACCCGGCCTTCAAGAAGATCTACGTCGAGTACGACAAATACCGGCGAACCCAGTCGGCTTGGTTCAGTCTGGCCGAACGGCGAATGGATGGGTTCCTGCAGACCGGGAAGTAA
- a CDS encoding DUF3108 domain-containing protein, translating into MTHLLPTKIRPSMLALALLASCLAHAQNVERPAIEVGDRWKYETKDGLTQLVTGQTERIITATGNDRIEATENGSPAIYTTEWNPLETPESRFEPASRAFKFPLAVGDKWRHEGKTLNKATGSDGRSQYEVKVVGQEKITVPAGSFDAYKLVMEGYFTVHNMGNSRSFPFTRTYWYAPSAKASVKIENDAPRNNWRMELIEFGKKP; encoded by the coding sequence ATGACCCATTTATTGCCCACAAAAATCCGGCCCAGCATGCTGGCTTTGGCGCTGCTGGCTAGCTGTCTGGCTCACGCCCAGAACGTGGAACGTCCAGCTATCGAAGTTGGCGATCGCTGGAAATATGAAACGAAAGACGGGCTTACCCAACTGGTCACCGGGCAAACCGAACGCATCATTACAGCCACCGGCAACGACCGGATCGAGGCGACGGAAAATGGCAGCCCGGCAATCTACACCACCGAATGGAACCCACTGGAAACACCGGAAAGCCGCTTCGAGCCCGCTTCCCGTGCATTCAAATTTCCCTTGGCCGTGGGCGACAAGTGGCGCCACGAAGGCAAGACCTTGAACAAGGCGACCGGTTCTGACGGGCGCAGCCAGTACGAAGTCAAGGTCGTCGGCCAGGAAAAAATCACCGTTCCAGCAGGCAGTTTCGACGCCTACAAGCTGGTCATGGAGGGCTACTTCACTGTCCACAACATGGGCAACAGCAGAAGCTTCCCCTTTACCCGAACCTACTGGTATGCCCCGAGCGCGAAGGCCAGCGTAAAAATAGAAAACGATGCACCCCGAAACAACTGGCGCATGGAATTGATCGAGTTCGGCAAGAAGCCCTGA
- a CDS encoding Dps family protein, producing the protein MDIGITKKDREKIADGLSHLLADSFTLYLKTHNFHWNVTGPMFNTLHVMFMDQYTELWNALDLIAERIRALGVAAPGTYSEFAKLTVIKESEGKVSAEDMIKQLVAGQEAVTKTARGIFAIVDKAGDEPTADLLTQRMQIHEKNAWMLRSLLE; encoded by the coding sequence ATGGATATCGGAATCACCAAGAAGGATCGCGAAAAAATCGCCGACGGCCTGTCCCATCTGCTGGCCGACTCGTTCACCCTCTACCTGAAGACCCACAACTTCCACTGGAACGTCACCGGCCCAATGTTCAACACGCTGCACGTGATGTTCATGGACCAGTACACCGAACTGTGGAACGCCCTTGACCTCATCGCCGAACGCATCCGCGCCCTGGGCGTCGCCGCCCCCGGCACCTACAGCGAATTCGCCAAGCTCACGGTGATCAAGGAAAGCGAAGGCAAGGTCTCGGCCGAGGACATGATCAAGCAACTGGTCGCCGGCCAGGAAGCCGTCACCAAGACAGCGCGCGGCATTTTCGCCATCGTCGACAAGGCCGGCGACGAGCCGACCGCCGACCTGCTCACCCAGCGCATGCAGATTCATGAAAAGAATGCCTGGATGCTGCGCAGCCTGCTGGAATAA